TCCGTTAATGTCCGAAATGCAGTTTTGAAAGACTGCTCTTCGTACAACCATAATTGGCAAGGCTCAGGAACTGTAACGGGACAAATTCTCGGAGTTTATGATGCGACAGGATTTGATATTTCTAAAATAACTTATTCTGCTACAAGAACTTATGTTAATTGCTTCTGCAGGGAATTTTATTCTCTTAATTATAATGTTCTGGATAAACAAAACAAGCCGATTCAAGGAGCAACAGTAACTGCAACAAATGGATTCGGGACTTTTACAGGAACGACCGATTTTAACGGAAATGTTTCTTTAGACGTAAAAGTCAAAGAGATGGATATTTCAACAAGGGTTGTTACAAATTTTTCAACGGTATCAATAACTTTATCTGCACCGGGTTTTGAAACTATAAAAGATACGCAGGTTTTGAACAAAAAAATGGTTGATGTTTGCTGTTTACAGCATTCACCGTTTAGTTCTGCTGATGAAATGGGTTCGTTATGGGTTTAATAAGTGAAAAAGGAGATTGTATGTCAACAGCAAATGAGTTGAGAACAGGCGACATGATTGCCTTCAAGAAAGGAAAAAGTATTGTTGCAGCCGTTATTCATCTTTTTACAAATTCTGATGTCAATCATGTCGGTATTATCGTGAAACTTTACAACAAGATTGGCAACGATTTCCCTTTTATGATCGAAGCAAACCCGGATGATGTCGAATACAGTTTTTTGCCGAGAAAAATAAAAGCTGAAAAAGATGAAATCTATGTTTACAGATTAACAGATGAAAACTACAAAAAACTTGATGATAATTTGAATTCTTTTTATCAGTTTATGAACGAGCAAATCGGCAAGGCTTATGATTATCCGCAAGCAATAGAAACAGTTGTCGACAAGATTTTTGATAAAACAATATCAAAAGATTCTTACTCCAAATTTTTCTGTTCAAAATTAGTCGGAGCAATATATTTGCAGGCAGAAATTATTACACCTGAAATGCTCGCAAAATCGGGGTTCAAATGCGTTTCAGAATTGACTCCGGCTGATTGCTGCAGTTTACCGATATTTAAAGACAATATAAAACTTACAAATTCAGAAACGGAGGCAAAAAATGTTGCAAGCAAAAATTGAGAATTTCACAGAGACAGAAATCGGTTGTAAATGTTGCGGCAAAGTTAATGTCAGCGACAAGGGAATTATCAGCCTGCAGGCGTTTAGGTATTACTTGAATAATAGGTTCAAAAAGAATATCAGACTTAATATTGAATCCGCCTGCAGATGCATTAAGCATAACAGCAGTAAAGAAGTAGGCGGAGAAAAAAATTCCCGCCATGAATGCGACACTAAAAAATCTGACGCTTTTGATTTAACAAGTCTGGATATTGACTACAATACAATTTATCAGTGTGCTGTAGACTCAAAACTTTTCTCCACGATAATCCGGTACGACATAAAACATTTTGTACACGCTGATACTCGTCCACGAGCAAATTACGGCATAGAAGCTTGGGCATGGAATAAATAATCGTGTCTGAATGATACGAAACAGCTTTCACTTCCGACTGTTTAGGCTATTCAGAGTTAATATATCAATGTTAGCAACTGATACAAAGGATTCAAACATGAACGAGCAACTTTTAAAAATAGCTAAAACGATTTTAGATTTAGAAACATTGGAAACAAGAAAGAGCGATAGCCTTGATTTTAAAGAGCAGGCAATCTGGAACATAAAAGAAGCCTTGGAGCAAGCCTATAAAGCAGGTCAACAATCAGTAAAATAACCAAAGGAGCAAAAAAGATGGATATAGCATTCGGTACAAAGATTTACGATTATAAAAGAAAAAATATCGGAGTCCTGATAAAAACTTACAACCTCGCCTATGTTGATGCACCGGATGCGATGGGAGCCAAAGTAATCGATTCTAAAGGCAGAACATACGCAACAAACCTTGATAACCTTAAAACCATTGAAGATATAAAAACAGCTCGGCTTTATAACGAAATATCCGAGCAGGATTTTAAAGCACTTAATATCCCTGAATGTTTTTTA
This bacterium DNA region includes the following protein-coding sequences:
- a CDS encoding YiiX/YebB-like N1pC/P60 family cysteine hydrolase, with product MSTANELRTGDMIAFKKGKSIVAAVIHLFTNSDVNHVGIIVKLYNKIGNDFPFMIEANPDDVEYSFLPRKIKAEKDEIYVYRLTDENYKKLDDNLNSFYQFMNEQIGKAYDYPQAIETVVDKIFDKTISKDSYSKFFCSKLVGAIYLQAEIITPEMLAKSGFKCVSELTPADCCSLPIFKDNIKLTNSETEAKNVASKN
- a CDS encoding D-Ala-D-Ala carboxypeptidase family metallohydrolase encodes the protein MLQAKIENFTETEIGCKCCGKVNVSDKGIISLQAFRYYLNNRFKKNIRLNIESACRCIKHNSSKEVGGEKNSRHECDTKKSDAFDLTSLDIDYNTIYQCAVDSKLFSTIIRYDIKHFVHADTRPRANYGIEAWAWNK